The proteins below come from a single Thalassotalea ponticola genomic window:
- the ybeY gene encoding rRNA maturation RNase YbeY, which translates to MSSSDIAVDLQIACDNPNLPSAEQCQLWAETALGEYNKPFELTIRLVNRDESQQLNKQYRDKDKPTNVLSFPFEVPDGIDLDLLGDLVICADVVETEATQQNKPLFAHWAHMIIHGCLHLLGFDHINEDDANEMEAIEIRLLADLGFTNPYIVSED; encoded by the coding sequence ATGAGTAGCTCAGATATTGCCGTTGATTTACAAATTGCTTGCGATAATCCAAACCTGCCAAGCGCTGAGCAGTGTCAATTGTGGGCTGAAACCGCACTTGGCGAGTACAACAAGCCATTTGAATTGACCATTCGTCTGGTTAATCGCGATGAATCTCAACAATTGAACAAGCAATACAGGGACAAAGACAAACCGACCAATGTTTTGTCTTTTCCATTTGAGGTACCCGATGGCATTGATCTTGATTTACTCGGCGATCTGGTCATCTGTGCCGATGTTGTTGAAACTGAAGCAACACAGCAAAACAAACCGCTTTTTGCCCACTGGGCACACATGATCATTCACGGGTGCTTGCATTTGCTCGGCTTTGATCATATAAACGAAGATGATGCAAATGAAATGGAAGCGATAGAAATTAGGTTACTTGCCGATCTTGGTTTTACTAACCCCTATATCGTTTCTGAAGATTAA
- a CDS encoding HlyC/CorC family transporter, producing the protein MSDDNSQSPNGSSKSLMEKIVQAFSQEPQSKEELVDVLVDATDRDLIKQSTKQMLEGVLEVSDMRVRDIMIPRSHMVTIDISQTVEEFLPTMIESAHSRFPVTNEDIDHIEGILLAKDLLPYAFSKDASEICVADLLRPAMIIPESKRVEPLLTDFRQERYHMAIVVDEYGGVSGLVTIEDILELIVGEIEDEHDDTLEREIRHLSGQVYQVKALTELTDFNQYFNSGFNEEEADTVGGIVMHGFGHMPKRGESITIDKFNFKVVSCDRRRIQQLQVTIPDDHEISGKLSD; encoded by the coding sequence ATGAGCGACGACAATTCCCAGTCTCCTAACGGCTCTTCGAAGTCTTTGATGGAAAAAATAGTTCAAGCCTTTAGTCAAGAGCCGCAAAGCAAAGAAGAATTAGTTGATGTACTTGTTGATGCAACCGATCGCGATCTGATCAAGCAATCAACCAAACAGATGCTTGAAGGCGTGTTAGAAGTAAGTGATATGCGGGTAAGGGATATTATGATCCCTCGTTCTCACATGGTCACTATTGACATATCGCAAACGGTAGAAGAGTTTTTACCGACAATGATAGAGTCTGCTCACTCTCGATTTCCAGTAACCAATGAAGATATCGATCACATAGAAGGTATTTTGTTGGCCAAAGATTTATTGCCTTATGCGTTTAGTAAAGACGCAAGTGAAATTTGCGTTGCTGACTTGTTGCGCCCTGCGATGATTATCCCAGAGAGTAAGCGCGTAGAGCCATTGCTCACCGATTTTCGTCAAGAGCGTTATCACATGGCGATAGTCGTTGACGAGTACGGTGGCGTATCTGGGCTAGTTACCATCGAAGATATCCTCGAGTTAATTGTTGGCGAAATTGAAGACGAGCACGATGACACGCTAGAGCGCGAAATCCGCCATTTAAGTGGTCAAGTGTATCAAGTTAAGGCTTTAACAGAATTAACTGACTTTAATCAGTACTTTAATTCGGGCTTTAACGAAGAGGAAGCCGACACGGTTGGCGGTATTGTGATGCACGGCTTTGGTCATATGCCCAAGCGAGGAGAAAGCATCACCATAGACAAATTTAATTTTAAAGTGGTTAGTTGTGATCGCCGACGTATTCAACAATTGCAGGTAACCATTCCTGACGATCATGAAATCAGTGGCAAACTATCTGACTAA
- the lnt gene encoding apolipoprotein N-acyltransferase: MKKAALNNRLLITNSLLALLFCFFSGAIATLAFAPFGYWPLAFVSVILWLSQIDQLDAWQATKRSFAWGLGYFSFGISWVHVSIEQFGGLPLLVSLLLMLLLCGYLALFPAFAAWISSRLTRTQHVSILLLPMAWLLSEYLRSVLLTGFPWLALGYSQIDGPLAPLAPIVGEIGISVLMMCICTSLCLLVNKRRITLASLGLLVIAISTVISQQLSFTQVKPNSFSAALVQGNIEQQLRWDEQAEQDIIDLYVNLSEPLYSQHDIVIWPEAAIPRLEPLAQDTLRLVNQTALANNSSVITGIINYQPQSREFFNSIVVLGKHSQDDQRSGYYYGNSNTFNKHHLLPIGEFVPFGDLLRTIAPLFNLPMSSFTAGDYVQNNLLANGIQLLPLICFEIVFADQLAANLTANTDAILTISNDAWFGDSHGPHQHLEIARMRALEFGKPVIRATNNGLTAVINEHGTITEQIPQFTQATLSASINKVQGNTPYATYGSLVHTVLVSLIAIVFLLRFGQLRYRRPTV, encoded by the coding sequence ATGAAAAAAGCAGCGCTAAATAACCGTTTATTGATTACCAATTCGTTATTAGCACTGCTTTTTTGCTTTTTCAGTGGCGCCATAGCCACCCTGGCGTTTGCGCCGTTTGGCTATTGGCCGTTAGCGTTTGTCTCGGTCATCTTGTGGTTGTCGCAAATCGATCAACTCGATGCTTGGCAGGCGACTAAGCGCAGCTTTGCTTGGGGCTTGGGCTACTTTAGTTTTGGCATTAGTTGGGTTCACGTTTCTATTGAACAATTTGGCGGCTTACCACTGTTAGTTTCGCTGCTATTAATGTTGCTACTATGCGGTTATTTGGCTCTTTTTCCGGCGTTTGCGGCATGGATAAGCTCGCGCCTAACGCGAACCCAGCACGTCAGTATATTATTGCTTCCCATGGCGTGGTTACTCAGTGAGTATCTGCGCAGTGTGCTGTTAACCGGTTTTCCTTGGCTCGCCCTAGGATACAGTCAAATTGACGGACCACTTGCCCCGCTTGCGCCGATTGTCGGTGAAATAGGGATCAGTGTGTTGATGATGTGTATTTGTACGAGTCTGTGTTTACTGGTCAATAAACGTCGAATCACCTTGGCGTCTCTAGGTCTGCTGGTCATCGCCATTAGCACGGTTATTAGCCAGCAGCTGTCGTTTACACAAGTTAAACCAAATAGCTTTAGCGCCGCCTTAGTGCAAGGCAATATCGAACAGCAACTTCGCTGGGACGAACAAGCAGAGCAAGATATCATCGACTTGTACGTAAATTTAAGTGAACCTCTGTATAGCCAGCACGATATTGTAATATGGCCTGAAGCCGCAATTCCAAGATTAGAACCACTGGCGCAAGACACGCTTAGATTGGTTAATCAAACAGCACTAGCCAACAACAGTAGTGTGATCACGGGGATCATTAACTACCAACCGCAAAGCCGTGAGTTTTTTAACAGCATTGTCGTACTGGGCAAACACAGCCAAGACGACCAACGCTCGGGTTATTACTACGGCAATAGCAATACGTTTAATAAACATCACTTGCTTCCCATTGGTGAATTCGTGCCATTTGGCGATCTGCTTCGCACTATTGCACCACTGTTTAATTTGCCGATGTCATCGTTTACCGCTGGCGATTACGTGCAAAATAATTTATTGGCAAACGGCATTCAGTTACTGCCGTTAATTTGCTTTGAAATCGTTTTTGCCGATCAGCTTGCCGCTAATTTAACCGCGAACACCGACGCCATACTAACCATCAGCAATGATGCGTGGTTCGGTGACTCACACGGGCCTCACCAACATTTAGAAATAGCCCGCATGCGAGCCTTAGAGTTCGGCAAGCCGGTGATCAGAGCGACCAACAATGGCTTGACTGCGGTGATTAACGAGCACGGTACGATCACCGAGCAAATACCTCAATTTACTCAGGCGACACTATCGGCCAGTATTAACAAAGTACAAGGTAACACTCCGTATGCCACTTACGGAAGCCTAGTGCACACCGTCCTCGTATCCTTGATAGCCATAGTATTTTTATTGCGCTTTGGCCAACTTCGCTATCGACGCCCAACCGTTTAG
- a CDS encoding amidohydrolase produces MKLHALLWLPCYLMASSALAQTSLLKNINGYTMENGKLVKFHAIKYSDDTIDKIFKDGETLPSTDQLQVIDGKQKTVLPGLIDAHGHVLNYGLSLIRANLVDSTSEQDAVSIVSRYSKQNPTIKWLQGRGWNQERWENKSFPSASSLDRVIADKPVVLARIDGHAIWVNSKAMQLANIDRHTDDVDGGEIVRDSDGNPTGVFIDNAMQLVYDTIPDMTVAEKEHALTMAMQSLAAVGLTSVHDAGINSDNLQAYKNLSTRKQMPIRINAMLDATDPLYSKHLNDGHVRSDDDTLVMHSVKISADGALGSRGAALIEDYTDKPHHKGLLLHSKHRLTDLVQQAMQAGFQVNTHAIGDDANKLVLDTYQQLIQQTQSGAMRHRVEHAQVLQLSDIPRFAELNIIASMQATHATSDKNMAEDRLGNQRIKGAYAWRSLLDSGAVIAAGSDFPVEYPNPFFGLHASVTRQDHANQPRDGWYKNEAMTLTEAFNSFTLGAAYAGHQENIIGSLEAGKKADFIIVDRDIFSIDSKDIWKTQVLATYVNGQPVKID; encoded by the coding sequence ATGAAACTGCACGCCTTGCTTTGGCTCCCCTGCTATTTAATGGCCAGCTCTGCGCTAGCGCAAACCTCGCTGTTGAAAAACATTAATGGCTATACCATGGAAAATGGTAAGCTGGTTAAATTTCACGCGATAAAGTACAGCGATGATACCATTGATAAAATCTTCAAAGACGGCGAAACGCTGCCAAGTACTGACCAATTACAGGTCATTGACGGTAAACAAAAGACCGTATTGCCAGGGTTAATTGACGCACATGGCCACGTGCTTAACTACGGCCTTAGTCTGATTCGAGCAAATTTGGTCGATAGTACCAGCGAGCAAGATGCGGTAAGCATAGTCAGTCGATATAGCAAACAAAACCCAACGATCAAGTGGCTACAGGGGCGTGGTTGGAACCAAGAGCGCTGGGAGAATAAAAGCTTTCCTAGCGCGAGTAGCCTCGATCGAGTCATTGCTGATAAACCCGTGGTGCTGGCTCGCATCGATGGTCACGCAATATGGGTCAATAGTAAAGCCATGCAACTTGCCAACATAGATAGACACACTGATGATGTTGATGGTGGCGAAATCGTTCGCGACAGCGATGGAAATCCCACAGGCGTATTTATCGATAATGCGATGCAACTGGTATACGACACAATACCCGACATGACTGTGGCCGAAAAAGAACATGCGTTAACCATGGCGATGCAGTCACTTGCCGCTGTCGGGTTAACCAGTGTTCACGACGCGGGTATTAATTCGGATAATCTGCAGGCGTATAAAAATTTGAGCACGCGCAAGCAAATGCCGATCCGTATAAATGCCATGCTCGATGCGACTGACCCACTGTATAGCAAACATTTAAACGATGGACATGTTCGCTCTGACGATGACACGTTGGTAATGCACAGTGTTAAAATCTCCGCAGATGGTGCGCTCGGCAGTCGAGGTGCGGCACTCATTGAAGACTACACTGACAAGCCGCATCACAAGGGTTTACTGTTGCACTCAAAGCACCGGTTAACAGACTTAGTGCAGCAAGCTATGCAAGCTGGGTTTCAAGTCAACACCCATGCCATCGGCGACGATGCCAACAAGCTGGTTTTAGATACCTATCAACAACTGATCCAGCAAACACAAAGTGGTGCAATGCGACATCGCGTTGAGCACGCACAAGTTTTACAATTAAGTGATATACCTCGCTTTGCCGAGCTCAACATCATCGCTTCAATGCAAGCAACGCATGCCACATCAGATAAAAACATGGCCGAAGACAGACTGGGCAATCAACGCATAAAAGGGGCTTACGCATGGCGCAGTTTACTCGACAGTGGTGCGGTAATTGCCGCGGGCTCTGATTTCCCAGTTGAATACCCAAATCCATTTTTTGGCTTACACGCCTCAGTGACCCGCCAAGATCACGCCAATCAACCGCGCGATGGCTGGTATAAAAACGAAGCGATGACATTAACAGAAGCATTTAATAGTTTTACCCTAGGTGCAGCTTACGCAGGACATCAAGAAAACATTATCGGTAGCCTTGAAGCGGGCAAGAAAGCCGACTTTATTATCGTTGACCGCGATATTTTTAGCATCGACAGCAAAGACATTTGGAAAACACAAGTGCTAGCAACTTATGTAAATGGTCAGCCGGTAAAAATTGACTGA
- the tpx gene encoding thiol peroxidase, with amino-acid sequence MMKKLLTLVLTTVLSVNTAFAEQVQETSGLVVAGGKPITLLGKQVYKGNPAPDFSVVDEGFKRVSLADFKGKTVLISAVPSLDTGVCSIQTKRFNEEVANLPENVVVLTISADLPFAQKRFCSTEGVDALKVLSDSVWHDFGEKYGLVIKDMGLLSRSIFVINGQGNIVYKELVPDISKEPNYDQALAAAKESAELDKAI; translated from the coding sequence ATTATGAAAAAATTATTAACTTTAGTTCTTACCACGGTACTTTCAGTTAACACAGCTTTTGCAGAGCAGGTGCAAGAAACATCTGGCTTAGTTGTTGCTGGTGGTAAACCAATTACACTATTGGGAAAACAAGTGTACAAAGGCAACCCTGCACCTGATTTTAGTGTTGTTGACGAAGGCTTTAAAAGAGTCTCACTTGCCGATTTCAAAGGCAAGACGGTGTTAATTTCTGCGGTGCCAAGCTTAGACACAGGGGTATGCTCAATTCAAACCAAACGCTTTAACGAAGAGGTTGCCAATTTACCTGAAAACGTTGTTGTTCTGACGATCAGTGCCGATCTGCCATTTGCGCAAAAACGATTTTGCAGCACCGAAGGCGTTGACGCGTTAAAAGTGCTATCGGACTCTGTATGGCACGATTTCGGTGAAAAATACGGGTTGGTCATTAAAGATATGGGGCTGTTAAGTCGCTCTATTTTTGTTATTAACGGCCAAGGTAACATTGTGTATAAAGAGTTGGTTCCAGATATTTCAAAAGAGCCTAACTACGACCAAGCTCTGGCTGCAGCCAAAGAGTCAGCCGAGCTCGACAAAGCCATTTAA
- a CDS encoding Hsp20 family protein yields MRTLTTDFSPLYRSFIGAEHLASLMDQASRSEKQSAYPPYNIESIADDKYRITMAVAGFVESELDIESHENSLTVTGTKTRKEDEQRTYLYQGIADRNFERKFQLADHVKVVNAYMENGLLHIELVREIPEALKPRKIAINGKNLLESTTN; encoded by the coding sequence ATGCGTACTTTAACTACAGATTTTAGCCCACTATACCGTTCTTTCATTGGCGCCGAGCACCTTGCGAGCCTGATGGACCAAGCAAGCCGTTCAGAAAAACAGTCGGCTTATCCCCCGTACAACATTGAGTCTATTGCCGATGACAAATACCGCATTACTATGGCTGTTGCCGGTTTTGTCGAATCAGAACTCGATATCGAGTCGCATGAAAATTCACTAACGGTAACCGGAACCAAAACACGCAAAGAAGACGAACAACGCACCTATTTGTATCAAGGTATCGCCGATCGTAACTTTGAGCGTAAATTTCAATTGGCAGACCACGTAAAAGTCGTCAATGCCTATATGGAAAACGGCCTACTGCACATTGAATTAGTACGAGAAATTCCAGAAGCATTGAAGCCTAGAAAGATTGCGATTAACGGCAAAAACTTATTAGAATCAACAACCAATTAA
- a CDS encoding MGMT family protein yields the protein MSQQRYQRIYQTVKYIPPGKVATYGQIADLAGLPNRARLVGKALAESAHNSSIPWHRVVNAKGRISLPQGSAAYLLQQSRLQQEGVVIDNGRSCLADYAWQVSLEDILFKLSY from the coding sequence ATGAGCCAACAACGCTACCAGCGTATTTACCAAACGGTAAAATACATCCCTCCAGGTAAGGTAGCTACGTATGGCCAAATTGCCGACCTCGCCGGCTTGCCAAATCGAGCTAGACTGGTTGGTAAAGCATTGGCTGAGTCAGCTCATAACAGCTCAATACCATGGCATCGAGTGGTGAACGCGAAGGGGAGAATATCACTGCCCCAAGGCAGTGCGGCGTATTTACTGCAACAGTCTCGTTTACAACAAGAAGGTGTGGTTATTGACAACGGACGGAGCTGTTTGGCTGATTACGCATGGCAGGTGTCGCTCGAGGACATTCTGTTCAAACTGAGCTATTAG
- a CDS encoding VCBS repeat-containing protein, with product MVRQPRFWLMTALLGLSLGVDAKPFFDFDTYQIDAPFNISQQPISVDLSDHPGKEILLVGDRNGQSRLAMYAFDPNTSEYSLQFDIELSDAYFAYDMSERGDNDDTLEKASLYFLASDHVAKLDVAKQPSFTPIVEVSSIYINNRAQYLKRSNFIKDINNDKLDDVVLIDFTTLNVYLQLPDATFMQQQMAIEPTVEIFENSVSYTETPYYLVDMTFDGLKDLVLPAKGVLDVYPQNTRGSFNAKAINIALNPTISTINWWDARGADGKNLDQSNFIHRTIDDLRDVDNDGVADIIVRFTKSSGVLDKSNDYEVYLGEKQSQNIAYPLNASTAIKSEGTLAQLDFIDVDNDARQEVMASSFDISVSQVIQALLSGSVDQKVLIFSLDDELKYQQRFEDEVELKFSLSSGKSGAPVIQFADLDGDGSKELILSKDDNMLKIYPGRGKGRLLDKKYQSVSVRLPKDGVLLTSDDLNLDGKAELLVRYDSEDNDAKEHRQNRLLVLRVSE from the coding sequence ATGGTAAGACAACCACGTTTTTGGTTAATGACTGCGCTATTAGGACTATCCTTAGGCGTTGATGCAAAACCGTTTTTTGATTTCGACACCTATCAAATTGACGCGCCGTTTAATATATCTCAACAGCCTATTAGTGTTGATTTAAGCGACCATCCGGGCAAAGAAATCTTGCTGGTAGGAGACCGAAATGGCCAGTCTCGGTTAGCTATGTATGCCTTTGATCCGAACACTAGTGAATATAGCTTGCAGTTTGACATTGAACTAAGCGACGCTTACTTTGCCTACGATATGAGCGAGCGGGGCGATAATGACGATACGCTAGAAAAGGCAAGTTTGTATTTTTTGGCCAGTGATCACGTGGCCAAACTCGATGTTGCAAAGCAGCCCTCCTTCACCCCCATCGTTGAGGTCAGCTCAATTTACATCAACAATCGAGCTCAATACCTGAAGCGCTCTAATTTTATTAAAGATATCAATAATGACAAGCTAGACGATGTGGTATTAATCGACTTCACCACGCTTAACGTTTATTTACAGCTGCCTGATGCCACCTTTATGCAACAACAGATGGCGATAGAGCCGACAGTAGAGATATTTGAAAATTCGGTAAGTTATACCGAAACGCCGTACTATTTGGTGGATATGACATTTGACGGTTTGAAAGACTTAGTGTTACCGGCAAAAGGTGTTCTTGACGTGTACCCGCAAAATACACGAGGCAGTTTTAACGCAAAGGCAATTAATATTGCTCTTAACCCCACCATCAGCACCATAAATTGGTGGGATGCTAGGGGCGCAGATGGTAAAAACTTAGATCAAAGTAACTTTATTCATCGCACAATTGATGACTTGCGCGACGTCGATAACGATGGCGTTGCCGATATTATCGTGCGCTTTACTAAAAGCTCAGGGGTGCTCGATAAGAGCAATGATTACGAAGTTTACCTTGGGGAAAAGCAATCGCAAAATATTGCTTACCCGTTAAATGCAAGTACCGCGATAAAGTCAGAGGGAACGTTGGCACAATTAGACTTTATCGACGTCGATAACGATGCGCGTCAAGAAGTGATGGCCTCGAGCTTTGATATATCGGTATCACAAGTGATTCAGGCCCTGTTATCGGGTAGCGTCGATCAGAAAGTGTTAATTTTCTCTCTTGATGACGAGTTAAAGTATCAACAACGCTTTGAAGATGAAGTGGAGCTTAAGTTCAGTTTGTCATCGGGAAAAAGTGGTGCGCCGGTGATTCAGTTTGCCGATCTTGACGGCGATGGTTCGAAAGAGCTGATCTTATCAAAAGACGATAATATGCTAAAAATTTATCCCGGCAGAGGTAAGGGACGCTTGCTCGATAAAAAATATCAAAGTGTCAGTGTGCGCTTACCAAAAGATGGGGTTTTACTTACCTCCGATGATCTCAATTTAGACGGCAAAGCGGAACTACTCGTGCGCTATGATAGCGAAGATAATGACGCCAAAGAACACCGGCAAAATCGCTTATTGGTGTTGCGAGTTAGCGAATGA
- a CDS encoding SDR family oxidoreductase, translating into MKNNVVITGANRGIGLAFAQHYCARGDNVYAVCRQSSEQLGQLPNIHIIDQIDITQQQGVQRLISALANVDVDLLINNAGVLRNETLSDFNTQTITDQFMVNALAPLNISRALLPKLKQGSKIAFITSRMGSIADNSSGGRYGYRMSKAALNAGAVSLAKDLSERHIAVGVYHPGYVQTQMTQLRGDIQPEQAAKRIMALIETLDMNTSGMFFHANGEPLAW; encoded by the coding sequence GTGAAAAATAACGTTGTAATCACCGGTGCAAACCGCGGTATTGGTTTGGCCTTCGCGCAACATTATTGCGCTCGCGGGGATAATGTTTACGCCGTGTGTCGTCAATCGAGTGAACAACTCGGTCAGTTGCCCAATATCCACATCATCGACCAAATTGATATCACTCAACAGCAAGGTGTACAAAGATTAATTAGTGCATTGGCTAACGTTGATGTTGATCTACTGATCAATAACGCGGGGGTATTGCGTAATGAAACCTTAAGCGATTTTAATACTCAAACAATTACAGACCAGTTTATGGTAAATGCCTTAGCGCCGTTAAATATTAGCCGAGCTTTGTTACCGAAGCTTAAGCAAGGTAGCAAAATCGCTTTTATTACATCGAGAATGGGCTCTATCGCCGATAACAGCTCAGGCGGCCGATACGGCTACCGAATGAGTAAGGCCGCGTTAAACGCTGGGGCTGTTTCGCTGGCGAAAGATTTGTCAGAACGACACATTGCCGTTGGGGTTTATCACCCGGGTTACGTACAAACCCAAATGACCCAATTGCGCGGAGATATTCAGCCAGAACAAGCGGCCAAGCGGATAATGGCACTTATCGAGACGTTGGATATGAATACATCGGGTATGTTTTTTCACGCCAATGGCGAGCCATTAGCCTGGTAG
- a CDS encoding GNAT family N-acetyltransferase encodes MTQYHLPTLETERLVLRPGLHSDWPFIYRMQSDVEQMAHIRTVRTDAQLKSWFVDFAKPFTGQENAWVTLTAVDKQSERPVGYFCLRIINMYSKTIEIGYQICKFQQRRGYASEGALATKTMVFERWDMHKVYAYCNQPNVASWKVMERIGLRKEGLLAQDYRIGDTWHNTLIYGEVNPKYKS; translated from the coding sequence ATGACTCAATACCATTTGCCCACGCTCGAAACAGAGCGCCTCGTGCTTCGCCCTGGTTTGCACAGTGACTGGCCGTTTATTTATCGCATGCAGTCTGATGTTGAGCAAATGGCGCACATAAGAACGGTTCGAACAGATGCACAACTAAAGTCTTGGTTTGTCGACTTTGCCAAGCCATTTACTGGGCAAGAAAACGCTTGGGTTACATTAACGGCAGTAGACAAGCAAAGCGAGCGGCCAGTTGGGTATTTTTGCCTGCGAATTATCAATATGTATAGTAAAACCATTGAAATCGGTTATCAGATCTGTAAATTTCAACAACGCCGAGGCTATGCGAGCGAGGGAGCGTTAGCGACAAAAACAATGGTCTTTGAGCGATGGGATATGCACAAAGTATATGCTTATTGCAATCAACCCAACGTGGCCAGCTGGAAAGTCATGGAACGCATTGGCTTGCGAAAAGAGGGATTACTAGCGCAAGATTATCGCATTGGTGACACTTGGCACAATACGTTGATTTATGGCGAGGTTAACCCGAAGTACAAGTCGTAG
- a CDS encoding globin domain-containing protein codes for MLSSRDIERVQATLPALMAVKSASTEHFYQRLFSHHPELQPMFSSENLQTGKQQLALFEAIVGYVKHLDDLSVLNGVIDHIVHKHQQAGVQPAHYHIVGVHLIETLRELLGADFTSQTEQAWQRAYQQLATLFIEREQTG; via the coding sequence ATGTTATCAAGCCGTGATATTGAGCGAGTTCAGGCTACACTCCCCGCACTAATGGCGGTGAAAAGTGCCAGTACCGAACACTTTTATCAACGTTTATTTTCCCACCACCCTGAATTACAACCAATGTTTAGCAGTGAAAACTTGCAAACAGGCAAGCAACAATTGGCGTTATTTGAAGCCATTGTGGGTTACGTCAAACACTTAGATGACTTATCCGTACTCAATGGTGTTATTGATCACATTGTGCATAAGCACCAGCAAGCAGGCGTGCAACCTGCGCATTATCACATTGTTGGCGTTCATTTAATTGAAACGTTACGCGAGTTACTCGGTGCCGATTTTACCTCACAAACAGAGCAAGCGTGGCAACGCGCTTACCAACAGTTAGCCACCTTGTTTATTGAGCGAGAACAAACCGGATAG
- the rimO gene encoding 30S ribosomal protein S12 methylthiotransferase RimO, giving the protein MTVEQFDPKQTTTLQTPKKVIEEQSRMTTNQQVETGVASKPSRIGFVSLGCPKNLVDSERILTQLRTEGYDVVNSYSDAELVIVNTCGFIDSAVKESLDTIGEALAENGKVLVTGCLGAKEDEITEIHPNVLGVTGPHAYDEVMNQVHQHVTKPEHNPFVSLVPKQGIKLTPKHYAYLKISEGCDHRCTFCIIPSMRGDLDSRPVGEVLSEAKRLVKSGVNELLIISQDTSAYGADVKHKLDFYEGMPVKTHMNALCEELSKLGAWVRLHYVYPYPHVDDIIPLMAEGKILPYLDIPLQHANKRILKLMKRPGSSDRTLERIKKWREICPHLVIRSTFIVGFPGETEEEFEELLDFLRQAQLDRVGCFAYSDVEGARANELPDHHSEEVKQDRLQRFMAVQAEISKQKLADRIGQEYLVLIDEVNAEGAVGRSYMDAPEVDGKVFLTDEFDVEPGDMIWAQVIHADEHDVWAVKVED; this is encoded by the coding sequence ATGACTGTTGAGCAATTCGATCCTAAACAAACGACCACTTTGCAGACGCCAAAGAAGGTTATAGAAGAACAGTCTCGCATGACAACCAACCAGCAAGTAGAAACCGGTGTTGCGAGTAAGCCATCTCGTATCGGCTTTGTTAGCCTTGGCTGCCCTAAGAACTTAGTTGACTCTGAACGCATTCTTACCCAATTGCGCACCGAAGGATATGACGTAGTAAATTCGTACAGTGATGCGGAGCTCGTTATCGTTAATACCTGTGGCTTTATTGACTCTGCGGTAAAAGAGTCACTTGATACCATAGGTGAAGCACTGGCTGAAAACGGCAAAGTGTTAGTAACGGGGTGTTTGGGAGCCAAAGAAGACGAGATAACCGAAATTCATCCAAATGTACTTGGCGTTACAGGCCCCCACGCGTACGATGAAGTAATGAACCAAGTTCATCAACACGTCACAAAACCCGAGCACAACCCATTTGTTTCACTGGTGCCTAAACAGGGGATCAAATTAACGCCGAAACACTACGCCTACTTAAAAATATCAGAAGGCTGTGACCATCGTTGTACCTTCTGTATTATTCCCTCAATGCGCGGAGACCTCGACTCTCGGCCGGTTGGAGAGGTCCTCAGTGAAGCCAAACGCCTAGTAAAGTCTGGTGTTAACGAGTTATTAATTATATCGCAAGATACATCAGCGTACGGCGCAGACGTTAAGCACAAGCTCGACTTTTACGAGGGGATGCCAGTAAAAACCCACATGAATGCGCTGTGCGAAGAGTTATCTAAACTTGGCGCATGGGTGCGTCTGCATTACGTTTATCCATACCCGCATGTGGACGACATTATTCCGTTGATGGCCGAAGGCAAAATACTGCCTTATTTAGATATCCCATTACAGCACGCCAATAAGCGCATTTTAAAGCTAATGAAGCGCCCTGGCAGCTCAGACAGAACCTTAGAGCGGATCAAAAAATGGCGTGAAATCTGTCCTCATCTGGTTATTCGCTCAACCTTTATCGTTGGCTTCCCTGGCGAAACTGAGGAAGAATTTGAAGAATTACTCGACTTTTTACGTCAAGCACAACTCGATCGCGTCGGTTGTTTTGCCTACTCAGATGTTGAAGGTGCACGCGCCAATGAATTACCTGACCACCATAGTGAAGAGGTGAAACAAGACCGCTTACAGCGTTTTATGGCGGTACAAGCTGAGATATCTAAACAAAAGTTAGCGGATAGAATTGGTCAAGAGTACTTGGTCCTTATTGATGAAGTAAATGCTGAAGGTGCTGTTGGGCGAAGTTATATGGATGCGCCTGAAGTTGACGGCAAAGTGTTTTTAACCGACGAATTCGATGTTGAACCGGGCGATATGATATGGGCACAAGTCATTCACGCCGATGAGCACGATGTCTGGGCGGTTAAGGTAGAAGACTAA